In Plasmodium gaboni strain SY75 chromosome 14, whole genome shotgun sequence, one genomic interval encodes:
- a CDS encoding hypothetical protein (conserved Plasmodium protein, unknown function), with product MEEEKLSDRYVSFQNNPKQLNPSKKFFEWIFNYPLFNEFRNSSVSNHFSSLCINEGEPIIEKTKTILKRKNYKKESLHFNIKQQDVSPKVLMKYEINKNDYSLINKNKFYVNIIKKSEKIYKCYENVIKEEKKKKRVFEKIKEKYLFRKKKQDLINYVHTPPNHIDTNVNKKRDTISKEAFNPFFNFFENEKNKNIYHSNINFTLKTHIQFNKYFYKLIINKLNYYKIKKDLYINIVNIVNEISKYYPTYGYDILNNIKIKYFPYKNINHSFYIYGLVFSNSSIYFDDLEIKNPKILLLNAERKIKYDVLESHFNHNSNYTYMFWKNLSNKNINIILVYGELDYYIKKLLLSKKIYFFTSIKKKNMSRLSNLLCKNILNYENIKNFDLSYIARANYFKIQKYKKNVKNIFLCCNNNFLTICIFGKQDISDNNITSEIIKNKRKGNNNNEYYMDGCENNNYDNICSINEKNTYVYFENMHNNVDVLLKKEIEKENILDNFINIYYKNKKDDYIIDYYFINKEKKIPLYEKESSIQPNKKWVLINHLKNIVIIKKVKKILQFCIFLTFHIYKQMYINNYMNRSFICLRERNIKEYTNVSNDTYYQNINLLIISSSFFFYYNNEIKKNNNMKRKKKITPINLMSNLFHLINIPNPLRRERMKALYSIIKSNSIIKQQIYNNYEHCFFNNSEKNKIINIVNYFLFNSFMKNSDINYEYLYYYLKIINSLYLNYNNKNIIFDDELFLNQMKIFNAQLTPKNQIHIEKKMNEKIENVIKQNILYYCYNFESAKNIEMIIYFICPNYMHINNIYNNINMYMFDNQHQSSKRLFYNFFFNHKYVFDISLQQFVYIIHSLSSKLMCPFDMCKNYLCYHQMCIQIFLRRVLILFKKEKTEESEEGIFLRIICEKCNSVEERDMNINISFIEFLLCIIYSENYRNSYCNHNGVNNSYVINFRNIKISVHLNQNNIYKSIVKKRKRIASLYDKNEYFIKYEKNKKKDNKKYKTVGNIYNLNKYKGTNHIIDNIKRNIKLYIKKNIKNIIYNDIFYYFPCKCLTNILNTYFNKNEFENENLYSNFNLYNIIENFPFFNSSMLPLYSSFKFLIYNCAIHYYRSKNINMYKNKKKQDSRKNKEKLKKINKYYNNNNNSNNNNNNNKYINNIKNIQNQNQNPINSSSPLYFKNICDKCKFIKIKNFSALLFFNVLFIMKRIFYNFYIMINFIITLLNKNMFIKRNQFYRLIKMYASYDSMEYNYLLIKEERDNTNERFKNLYEEDMSKINLLESNNTTNIIDTMKQTYIHSNNNTQEIHKNILNINDSLNGKTSTIFDNNNNNKADVLYDHIYEHNNNNIKIDKSPNYNSYNTNIIRDVSSNNMKKTKKIFIKEYFIYKRFKKQMIQYKKYLINVFTNFYYYAIIELMYNNKSLSLDIEIFFSLYIIIIERINQSILNVIENMERYRKKANIENLHLLISESTKKEYHIPIYFYEHINEEGKEITPKDKKDNNNTINININGLLQYNQGIYNNRNFVMRNRRKKEISLLYNIMNCYHNFNHIVHVTNENKQIIDNTHSDVNKEYDILKLYIKERNYLYNIESCRKKKIIYMYNLNNNDENETSNQNLFYHYLGRIIEQDRYIIFEDMKKKKRKKEKEKKNEKEQEHKEEGTSGCYIFVFNPNDTSNIIFHSLLSDVYKNKLKVLYEKESQQKGEKIKQKNKNKNKNKKNNNNSNNNSSNSSNSSNSSYSSSSSNDNYYDYGDNLIVSKKRNIEYSEIEIKNISFILGNRLNCYNINTYIKRCINNLCVNLKNEDIDYYINCKNEDIFTINLNENISVNIYFPLQFHYLRKLLCDKEEDFMKSLKKSNFINFDHKKRHFVKTYDDKFIIKEINKYEFKSFINKYKEFFQYFSDIVFKKKKSLLCYMYGLYQVEIKKRNKKNIKTYIILENVKIENPNSKILIFDIKGARKKKNLQKLIKQKRKSSFPFFFFGRNESYSLNTCKITEDKYMSDDYSSGISDNLKTFRKYMHREKHLKDTILQERKDDECSMIYNKNAYLEFLSLDNAKEVKNKISSNVNDISDEPLSFLPNCDYNNSEDYLVELLKNNEIQQEVQQEEKEEIHQQMEQPIKESIKHPTQQYYNSNVINEEESNIDIGKKDERSPCIFINRLNIEGLERKPREDMKSKHKNDYNNNNNNEGKDDGNDKTKRNLLSNRKKVKQINQEKINKMFKRIRKKIIRGIINVFIIPRIVSPIKLYNMTMKNKQIKKTKNIYIYKNNNRLKNDLAYDIDDNSMHRCKNENLFIKEILEDTKMYILLNRSIFKMMKKKKMLREDYRKNMRNVYLYGTMVSLEYLGTKRILLQKRNKKLKEEDMKDIYVDDTNNMHHMNNMRSNDNKYKLEEGDVHNNYEINRIVDNKKENMEDSMYYYYYYYHSFIGNDVGNNRNVDSSSNSIEKYNNFTIDNYNALKNYNVLFDDNFRDYIKSKVINLEYNDYKYLMDSLNEDTNFLCSQDIMDYSLLIHIDIHNHEIIFKIIDYLRPYTWDKSVENFSKSVLYLTKGYRPTIIQSEYYKKRFLSNIKKYVYYYVPIYSFKKKVVFKLSRGQNREFSIIQLNKKNPYQKYFFYNLFYLILRYYNNFYLYKKYYISSNISYDLKYNEKWYYIPISKDIYCKKNIYIFLSYFIKEYYIHYIEQNNKYQLNHFMLSNLKNIMKSTIYENDIMNNTTDSINNYEHKIKKLIKCIDIFVYEKGNHIYDICDEIFLNNNKIDMQEYLYDPIIPYCSHEEYNNNNIYNINNKNMEILYPYYNNLYVEKHSKLGPYIILNNDSYFYNQKYYKKMKRQFYKRICELQIGILKKLQKNKFHMEKNISYYIQNNVYIEMTNVDINYSNMNFLDVLNLYNICEKEKNEHFYKTKKSKGKRRTNTYMYVPSYFLFSLHKS from the exons AGATActaatgtaaataaaaaaagagatACTATATCTAAAGAAGCATTCAatcctttttttaatttttttgaaaatgaaaaaaataaaaatatatatcacaGCAACATTAACTTTACTTTGAAAACGCATATACAATTCAACAAGTACTTTTATAAATTGATTATCAATAAGcttaattattataaaataaagaaggatctatatattaatattgttaATATTGTTAATGAAATATCAAAGTATTATCCTACATATGGTTATGACATATTAAACAATATAAAg ATTAAATACTTCCcctataaaaatataaaccACAGCTTTTATATATACGGACTTGTTTTTAGCAATAGCTCCATTTATTTTGACGATTTAGAAATTAAGAACCCAAaaatattactattaaATGCCGAAcgtaaaataaaatatgatgTTTTAGAAAGTCATTTTAACCACAATTCTAATTATACTTATATGTTTTGGAAGAATCTAAgcaataaaaatataaatatcataCTAGTATATGGTGAATTagattattatattaaaaagttACTTCTTAgtaagaaaatatatttttttacgagcataaaaaaaaaaaatatgagTCGTTTATCAAACTTATTATGTAAAAACATTTTGAATTATgagaatataaaaaattttgacTTGAGTTATATTGCTCGAGctaattattttaaaattcaaaaatataagaaaaatgtaaaaaatatttttctatgttgtaataataattttttaacGATATGTATATTTGGCAAACAAGATATtagtgataataatataacaagtgagataataaaaaataaaagaaaaggGAATAATAACAATGAGTATTATATGGATGGTTGTgagaataataattatgataatatatgttcaataaatgaaaagaatacatatgtgtattttgaaaatatgCATAATAATGTTGATGTGTTATTAAAGAAAGAAATcgaaaaagaaaatatattagataattttataaatatatattataaaaataagaaggatgattatattatagattattattttataaataaagaaaagaaaatacctttatatgaaaaagaatCTAGTATACAAccaaataaaaaatgggtacttataaatcatttaaaaaatatagttataattaaaaaggtaaaaaaaattttacaattttgtatatttttaacatttcatatatataagcaaatgtatataaataattatatgaatagatcatttatatgtttacgagaaagaaatataaagGAATATACAAATGTGTCTAATGATAcatattatcaaaatataaatttattaataatatcatcatctttttttttctattacaataatgaaataaaaaaaaataataatatgaagagaaaaaagaaaatcaCTCCTATAAATCTTATGTCtaatttatttcatttaataaatataccTAACCCTTTAAGACGTGAACGTATGAAAGCTTTATATTcaattataaaaagtaatagtattattaaacaacaaatatataataattatgagCATTGCTTTTTCAATAATtcagaaaaaaataaaattattaatattgttaattattttcttttcaatagttttatgaaaaattcTGATATCaattatgaatatttatattattatttaaaaataattaacagtttatatttaaattataataacaaaaatattatttttgatgatgaattattcttaaatcaaatgaaaatatttaatgCACAATTGACTCCAAAAAATCAAATAcatatagaaaaaaaaatgaatgaaaaaatagaaaatgtaataaaacaaaatattctatattattgttaCAATTTTGAATCAgctaaaaatatagaaatgataatttattttatatgtccaaattatatgcatataaataatatttacaataatataaatatgtacaTGTTTGATAATCAACATCAAAGTAGTAAAAGATTGTTCTAcaatttcttttttaatcACAAGTATGTTTTTGACATTTCTCTTCAGCaatttgtttatattattcattcGTTGAGTTCGAAGCt gATGTGCCCGTTCGATATGTGCAAGAATTATTTATGCTATCATCAAATGTGCATCCAAATATTTCTAAGGCGTGtgttaatattatttaaaaaggaaaaaacTGAAGAATCAGAAGAAggtatatttttaagaataATATGTGAAAAATGTAATAGTGTTGAAGAAAGGgatatgaatataaatatatcatttattgAATTTCtattatgtataatttATTCAGAGAATTATAGAAATTCTTATTGTAATCATAATGGTGTAAATAATAGTTATGTAATAAATtttagaaatataaaaatatctGTTCATTTgaatcaaaataatatatacaaaagtattgtaaaaaaaagaaaacgTATAGCTAgtttatatgataaaaatgaatattttatcaagtatgaaaaaaataaaaaaaaagataataaaaaatataaaacagttggaaatatatacaatttaaataaatacaaaggaacaaatcatataatagataatataaaaagaaatattaaattatatattaaaaaaaatataaaaaatataatatataatgatatattttattattttccatGTAAATGCTTAACcaatatattaaatacatattttaataaaaatgaatttgaaaatgaaaatCTTTATAGTAActttaatttatataatataatagaaAATTTCCCTTTTTTTAATAGTTCAATGCTACcattatattcttcatttaagtttttaatatataattgtgCTATACATTATTACAGGtctaaaaatataaatatgtataaaaataaaaaaaaacaggatagcagaaaaaataaagaaaaactaaaaaaaataaataaatattacaacaacaataataatagtaataataataataataataataaatatattaataatatcaaaaatatacaaaatcAAAACCAAAATCCTATCAATTCCTCTTCTccattatattttaagaatatatgtgataaatgcaaatttattaaaattaaaaatttttctGCTTTACTCTTTTttaatgtattatttattatgaagagaattttttataatttttatattatgattaattttattataacattattaaataaaaatatgtttattaaaagaaatcAGTTCTATCGTTTAATCAAAATGTATGCATCCTATGATTCAATGgaatataattatttattaattaaagAGGAAAGAGACAACACAAATGAAAGATTTAAAAATTTGTATGAAGAAGATATgtcaaaaataaatttgttAGAATCTAATAATACtacaaatataatagaCACGATGAAACAGACATATATAcattcaaataataatactcAGGAgatacataaaaatattttaaatataaatgattCATTAAATGGTAAGACATCTACaatatttgataataataataataataaagcagatgtattatatgatcatatatatgaacataataataataatattaaaatagataaatctccaaattataattcttataatacaaatataataaggGATGTATCATCTAATAATATGAAGAAAAcaaagaaaatatttattaaagaatattttatatataaaaggtttaaaaaacaaatgattcaatataagaaatatttaataaatgtgtttactaatttttattattatgcAATAATAGAATtaatgtataataataaatcttTATCTTTAgatatagaaatatttttttctctttatattattataatagAAAGAATTAATCAGAGTATATTGAATGTAATTGAAAATATGGAAAGATATAGGAAGAAAGCaaatattgaaaatttACATCTATTAATATCTGAATctacaaaaaaagaatacCATATTccaatatatttttatgaacaTATTAATGAGGAAGGCAAAGAAATAACACCTAAGgataaaaaagataataataatactattaatattaatattaatggtttattacaatataatcaaggtatatataataataggAATTTTGTTATGAGaaatagaagaaaaaaagaaatttcattattatataatattatgaattGTTATCATAATTTTAATCATATTGTGCATGTGACAAATGAAAACAAACAGATAATAGATAATACACATTCTGATGttaataaagaatatgatattttaaaattgtatataaaGGAAAGGaattatctatataatatagaaagttgtcgaaagaaaaaaattatctatatgtataatttaaataataatgacGAAAACGAAACCAGTAATCagaatttattttatcattatttagGAAGAATAATTGAACAGGatagatatataatatttgaggatatgaaaaaaaaaaaaagaaaaaaagaaaaagaaaaaaaaaatgaaaaagagCAAGAACATAAAGAAGAAGGTACGAGTGGTTGTTATATCTTTGTGTTTAATCCAAATGATACatcaaatataatatttcattcGTTATTATCTGATGTATATAAGAACAAATTAAAAGTTCTATATGAGAAAGAGAGCCAACAAAAAGGAGAAAAAATCAAgcaaaaaaataagaataaaaataaaaataaaaaaaataacaataatagtaataataatagtagtaATAGCAGCAATAGTAGTAATAGTAGTTatagtagtagtagtagtaatgataattattatgattatggtgataatttaattgttagcaagaaaagaaatattGAATATTCAGAAATCgaaataaagaatatatcatttattttagGTAATAGGTTAaattgttataatataaatacatatattaaaagatgtattaataatttgtgtgtaaatttaaaaaatgaagatatagattattatattaattgtAAGAATGAAGATATATTCACTATAAATTtgaatgaaaatataagtGTGAATATATACTTTCCTTTACAATTTCATTATCTAAGAAAACTGTTATGTGATAAAGAAGAAGATTTTATGAAGTCCCttaaaaaaagtaattTCATAAATTTTGATCATAAAAAAAGACATTTTGTTAAAACATATGATgataaatttataataaaagaaataaataaatatgaatttaaatcatttattaataaatataaagaattCTTTCAATATTTCTCAGatattgtttttaaaaaaaaaaaatcattattatgttatatGTATGGGTTATATCAAgttgaaataaaaaaaagaaataaaaaaaatataaaaacttatattatattagaaaatgtaaaaattgaaaatccaaattcaaaaattttaatatttgatataaaaggagcaagaaaaaaaaaaaatttacaaaaattaattaaacaaaaaagaaaaagcAGCTTCCCATTTTTCTTCTTTGGAAGAAATGAAAGTTATTCTTTGAATACATGTAAGATAACAGAAGACAAATATATGTCAGATGATTATTCTTCTGGTATATCtgataatttaaaaacatttagaaaatatatgCATAGAGAGAAACATTTAAAAGATACTATATTACAAGAAAGAAAAGATGATGAATGTAGcatgatatataataaaaatgcTTATTTGGAGTTTTTATCCTTAGATAATGCAAAAGAAGTcaagaataaaatatcttCAAATGTCAATGATATAAGTGATGAACCTTTATCGTTTTTACCTAATTgtgattataataattctgAGGATTATTTAGTAGAactattaaaaaataatgaaatacAACAGGAAGTGCAacaagaagaaaaagagGAAATACACCAACAAATGGAGCAACCAATAAAAGAATCAATAAAACATCCAACACaacaatattataatagtaatgttataaatgaagaagaatCTAATATAGACATAGgaaaaaaagatgaaaGAAGTCCCtgtatttttatcaatCGATTAAACATTGAAGGGTTAGAAAGAAAACCAAGAGAAGATATGAAAAGCaaacataaaaatgattacaataataataataataatgaaggTAAAGATGATGGAAACGATAAAACTAAAAGAAATTTATTATCTAATAGAAAAAAGGTAAAACAAATTAATCAAGAAAAGATTAATAAGATGTTTAAACgaataagaaaaaaaataataagaggtattataaatgtttttataattcCAAGAATAGTAAGTCcaataaaattatataatatgacaatgaaaaataaacaaataaagaagacaaaaaatatatatatttacaaaaataataataggTTGAAAAACGATTTAGCCTATGACATCGATGATAATAGTATGCACAGGTGTAAAAATGAAAATCTGTTCATTAAGGAAATATTAGAAGACACcaaaatgtatatattattaaataggagtatatttaaaatgatgaaaaagaaaaaaatgttaaGAGAAGATTATAGAAAGAATATGAgaaatgtatatttatatggAACTATGGTATCCTTAGAATATTTAGGAACAAAAAGAATTTTGTtacaaaaaagaaataaaaaactAAAAGAGGAAGATATGaaagatatatatgtagatgatacaaataatatgcatcatatgaataatatgagaagtaatgataataaatataaattagAAGAAGGAGAtgttcataataattatgaaataaatagaattgttgataataaaaaagagaaTATGGAAGATAgtatgtattattattattactattatcATTCTTTTATAGGAAATGATGTAGGTAATAATAGAAATGTAGATAGTAGTTCTAATTctatagaaaaatataataattttactattgataattataatgctttaaaaaattataatgttttatttgATGATAACTTTAGGgattatataaaatctaaagttataaatttagaatataatgattataaatatttaatgGATTCATTAAATGAAGACACGAACTTTTTATGTTCTCAAGATATTATGGATTATTCTTTGTTGATACATATAGATATACATAATCATGagataatttttaaaattatagaTTACTTAAGACCATATACATGGGATAAATCGGTAGAAAATTTTAGCAAGAgtgtattatatttgaCAAAAGGATATAGACCAACAATTATTCAATcagaatattataaaaaacGATTTCTtagtaatataaaaaaatatgtatattattatgtacctatatattcttttaaaaaaaaagtagTATTTAAATTGTCTCGAGGACAAAATAGAGAATTTTCTATAATACAattaaataagaaaaacccatatcaaaaatattttttttataatttattttatttaatattaagATATTACAATAATTTCTATctatataagaaatattatatatcatcaaatatatcttatgatttgaaatataatgaaaaatgGTATTATATACCTATATcaaaagatatatattgtaaaaagaatatatacatttttttaagttattttataaaagaatattatatacattatattgaacaaaataataaatatcaGCTTAATCATTTCATGTTAAgtaatttaaaaaatattatgaaatcaactatatatgaaaatgatataatgaataataCTACTGATAGcataaataattatgagcataaaataaaaaaattaataaaatgtatagatatatttgtatatgaaaaaggaaatcatatatatgatatatgtgatgaaatatttttaaataataataaaatagatatgcaagaatatttatatgacCCGATTATACCCTATTGTTCTCAcgaagaatataataataataatatatataatattaataataaaaatatggaaatattatatccatattataataaccTTTACGTTGAAAAACACTCCAAATTAGGGccatatattattttaaataatgactcctatttttataatcaaaaatattataaaaaaatgaaaagacAATTTTATAAGAGGATATGTGAACTCCAAATAggtatattaaaaaaattacaaaaaaataaatttcacatggaaaaaaatatatcttattatatacaaaataatgtatatatagAAATGACAAATGTGGATATtaattattcaaatatGAATTTCTTGGATGTATTAAatctttataatatatgtgagaaagaaaaaaatgagcATTTTTACAAAACGAAAAAAAGTAAAGGCAAACGTCGAACAAACACGTACATGTATGTACCTTCctattttttattttctctACATAAGAGTTGA